A region from the Salvelinus sp. IW2-2015 linkage group LG19, ASM291031v2, whole genome shotgun sequence genome encodes:
- the LOC111979720 gene encoding U6 snRNA-associated Sm-like protein LSm7 gives MADRNQDRNKEGEKKKKESIFDLSKYIDKQIRVKFQGGREASGVLKGFDPLLNLVLDSTIEYLRDPDDQFKLTEDTRQLGLVVCRGTSVVLICPQDGMEAIPNPFIQQQDG, from the exons GACAGAAACCAGGACAGAaacaaggaaggagagaagaagaagaaagagagtatCTTTGACCTGTCAAAGTACATTGATAAACAAATCCGTGTGAAGTTTCAGGGAGGACGAGAGG CCAGTGGAGTCCTGAAGGGGTTTGACCCCCTGTTGAACCTGGTATTGGACAGCACCATCGAGTACTTGCGGG ATCCTGACGACCAGTTCAAGTTGACTGAGGACACGCGGCAGCTGGGCCTGGTGGTTTGTAGAGGGACGTCCGTGGTGCTCATCTGTCCTCAGGATGGCATGGAAGCCATCCCCAACCCCTTCATCCAGCAGCAGGACGGATAG